One segment of Asterias rubens chromosome 2, eAstRub1.3, whole genome shotgun sequence DNA contains the following:
- the LOC117307358 gene encoding uncharacterized protein LOC117307358, with protein MKKRTKYTDISRSDVELHDGESSSAATSSQSAYQSTSSMPATRLTTAGKVVAALRNGDLEGQVRNFGRHLRRPGPDDQVVLDQLLDGLDDLSSVDKYSYCRVVQRLGETLIEHCLGYLCTDVGNPDVCLDLKMQNVLRILWMSCLYTPALQRIAHAGMDLIPMMNRLILSCLRTSENLRENKTNSRHEQERQRKISRESMSSASEDLVAPSYSMSSIVVSALAISYNCLYASRDREVMVVCCQCGFIRTVVSLLSRTRNIIIGEVCLRILDLIGECGGNTSTALLKEYQVMKEASRLWHYMVRRDMITKSGFLVAGLIAQLGGNLRHGDGTYNWPCNPGTGNKRTALFRTPHLKMIRWCSSPGCGRSEEQSGQKFRLCSRCRLSRYCSEDCQRYHWNRGHKVECFPILSRDHSFTVEEEQS; from the coding sequence ATGAAAAAGAGAACGAAATACACGGACATTTCCCGCTCAGACGTGGAGCTACACGATGGGGAAAGCTCGAGTGCGGCAACGAGTAGCCAGAGCGCGTACCAGAGCACGAGTAGCATGCCGGCCACTCGGCTCACCACGGCCGGTAAAGTGGTGGCCGCGCTCCGCAATGGTGATCTGGAGGGACAGGTCAGGAACTTCGGCCGTCATCTCAGGCGCCCTGGACCCGATGACCAGGTGGTGTTAGACCAGCTACTAGACGGACTGGACGATCTCAGCTCCGTGGATAAATACTCGTATTGCCGTGTTGTACAACGTCTAGGGGAGACTCTCATAGAACACTGCTTAGGATACTTGTGCACTGATGTTGGCAACCCCGATGTCTGTCTGGATCTAAAGATGCAAAATGTGCTGAGAATTCTCTGGATGTCTTGTCTTTACACGCCAGCATTGCAGAGAATTGCTCATGCTGGAATGGACCTCATCCCAATGATGAACAGACTCATCTTATCGTGTCTCAGAACATCAGAGAATCTCAGAGAGAATAAGACAAACAGTAGACACGAACAAGAGAGGCAGCGTAAGATAAGCCGGGAGTCCATGTCGTCAGCGTCAGAGGATCTTGTTGCACCTTCTTACAGTATGAGCAGCATTGTTGTATCAGCCCTCGCTATTTCCTACAACTGTCTCTATGCATCGAGGGATCGTGAAGTCATGGTGGTGTGCTGCCAATGTGGATTCATCCGGACCGTGGTGAGTCTACTGAGCCGTACTAGGAACATAATCATCGGTGAGGTTTGCCTGAGAATCCTGGATCTAATTGGGGAGTGTGGTGGGAACACGTCCACGGCACTCCTGAAGGAGTACCAGGTCATGAAGGAGGCGAGTAGGCTATGGCATTACATGGTCCGCCGTGATATGATCACCAAATCAGGGTTCCTGGTGGCCGGGTTGATCGCCCAACTCGGAGGGAACCTCCGGCACGGGGATGGCACCTACAACTGGCCATGTAATCCAGGGACAGGGAACAAGCGAACAGCACTCTTCCGTACCCCTCACCTCAAGATGATCCGGTGGTGTTCCTCCCCCGGATGCGGTCGTTCCGAGGAGCAGTCAGGCCAGAAGTTCCGACTGTGTTCACGGTGTCGGCTAAGCCGATACTGTAGCGAGGACTGTCAGAGGTATCACTGGAACCGTGGACACAAAGTCGAGTGCTTCCCGATTCTGTCGAGGGATCATAGCTTTACTGTGGAGGAGGAACAGAGTTAA